In Gloeocapsa sp. DLM2.Bin57, one genomic interval encodes:
- a CDS encoding GUN4 domain-containing protein codes for MSDTETLSFLTASPKKQLELIPELVKDSSGGLAILTEFLQTNQPLVPNLVTAKIYQVLHQLQTSEAQQLLDTYFPQGFIPLTSERNIDYQPLAQLLLAQNWQEADTLTRVKMCELAGDAAIARKWVYFTEVQQFPSSDLQTLNQLWYLFSEGKFGFAVQRKIWLGVGKDFDKLWPKIGWKNGNEWTRYPNAFTWDLSAPVGHLPLLNQIRGVRVIASLFAHPAWLE; via the coding sequence ATGAGCGATACAGAAACTTTGTCTTTTTTAACCGCATCGCCGAAAAAACAACTAGAGTTGATCCCCGAACTGGTTAAGGATAGTTCTGGAGGATTAGCTATCCTAACAGAATTTTTACAAACTAATCAGCCTCTTGTTCCTAATCTAGTTACTGCCAAAATTTACCAAGTTTTACACCAACTTCAAACCTCGGAAGCTCAACAATTACTAGATACCTATTTTCCCCAAGGATTTATACCCCTAACTTCAGAGCGCAATATCGATTATCAACCCCTCGCACAACTACTACTAGCCCAAAATTGGCAAGAGGCTGATACTCTGACTCGGGTTAAAATGTGTGAATTAGCTGGTGATGCTGCTATTGCTCGCAAATGGGTATATTTTACCGAGGTGCAACAGTTTCCTAGCAGCGATTTACAAACCCTTAATCAACTCTGGTACTTGTTTTCTGAGGGTAAGTTTGGTTTTGCTGTACAGAGAAAAATTTGGTTGGGGGTGGGTAAGGATTTTGATAAGCTTTGGCCTAAAATAGGTTGGAAAAATGGCAACGAATGGACTCGTTATCCTAATGCTTTTACTTGGGATTTAAGCGCTCCGGTTGGTCATCTTCCTCTTTTAAATCAGATTCGTGGTGTTAGGGTAATTGCTTCTCTTTTTGCTCATCCGGCTTGGCTTGAATAA
- a CDS encoding DUF1815 family protein — MFKRLAQQHRDFVKDLVMNLQALAIVLENRGYLASCYTCGDQMNSASFMVSLEAGHLIRFLVSDYGITWTEMRDERELMKLEGAEAINQLQGLTDIVKYIPSQNTNNSPKMPLIR, encoded by the coding sequence ATGTTTAAACGTTTGGCACAACAACACCGAGACTTCGTCAAAGACTTGGTGATGAATCTTCAAGCTTTGGCGATTGTATTGGAAAACAGAGGTTATTTAGCTTCCTGTTATACCTGTGGTGATCAAATGAATAGCGCTTCCTTTATGGTGAGTCTAGAAGCTGGTCATCTGATTCGCTTTTTAGTCTCTGACTATGGTATAACCTGGACAGAGATGCGAGATGAACGAGAATTAATGAAGTTAGAAGGTGCAGAAGCAATTAACCAATTGCAAGGCTTAACTGATATCGTTAAATATATTCCTAGTCAAAATACTAACAACTCTCCCAAAATGCCCTTAATTAGGTAA
- a CDS encoding NADP-dependent isocitrate dehydrogenase — protein sequence MYDKLTPPTEGSQIVFENGLPIVPNDPIIPFIRGDGTGVDIWPATERVIDAAVKAAYGDERKINWFKIYAGDEACEIYGTYQYLPEDTLKAIKEYGIAIKGPLTTPVGGGIRSLNVALRQIFDLYACIRPCCYYTGTPSPHKYPEKLDVIIYRENTEDIYLGIEWAEGTEIAAKLIKILNEELIPATPEHGKKQIRLDSGIGIKPVSKTGSQRLIRRAIERALLLPKSKQMVTLVHKGNIMKYTEGAFRDWGYELAQTEFRDVCVTERESWILSNQEKNPDLSVEDNARQIEPGYDALTDEKKAQACQEVTKVLESIWSTHGDGQWKDKVMVNDRIADSIFQQIQTRPNEYSILATMNLNGDYLSDAAAALVGGLGMGPGANIGDNCAIFEATHGTAPKHAGLDRINPGSVILSGVMMLEFLGWIEAAELIKKGIGAAISNRQVTYDLARMMEPPVEKPLKCSEFAEGIISYF from the coding sequence ATGTACGACAAATTAACCCCACCTACTGAAGGTTCTCAAATAGTTTTTGAGAATGGTTTACCCATTGTCCCCAATGATCCGATTATTCCGTTTATTCGTGGAGATGGTACAGGAGTAGATATTTGGCCGGCTACAGAAAGAGTGATTGACGCTGCGGTGAAAGCAGCTTACGGGGATGAACGGAAAATTAACTGGTTTAAAATTTATGCAGGGGATGAAGCTTGCGAGATTTACGGAACGTACCAATATTTACCTGAAGACACCCTCAAAGCGATTAAAGAGTATGGTATAGCGATTAAAGGACCTCTAACTACTCCAGTAGGTGGTGGTATTAGGTCATTAAATGTAGCTTTACGTCAGATTTTTGACCTGTATGCTTGTATTCGTCCTTGTTGTTACTATACTGGTACACCTTCTCCCCATAAATATCCCGAAAAACTCGACGTGATTATCTATCGAGAAAATACCGAAGATATTTACTTAGGGATTGAGTGGGCCGAGGGAACAGAAATCGCCGCCAAATTGATTAAAATACTCAATGAAGAGTTAATCCCCGCTACACCAGAACACGGTAAAAAACAGATTCGTCTTGATTCGGGAATTGGTATTAAACCTGTGAGTAAAACTGGCTCTCAACGCTTAATCCGTCGGGCGATCGAGCGCGCTTTATTGTTACCCAAATCTAAACAAATGGTTACCCTAGTACACAAAGGTAATATAATGAAGTACACAGAGGGTGCTTTCCGAGATTGGGGTTATGAATTAGCCCAAACTGAATTCAGGGATGTTTGCGTTACCGAGAGGGAATCCTGGATATTATCTAATCAAGAAAAAAATCCCGATTTAAGCGTTGAAGACAACGCACGTCAAATTGAACCAGGTTATGATGCTCTTACCGATGAGAAAAAAGCACAAGCTTGTCAAGAAGTAACCAAGGTTTTAGAGAGTATTTGGTCAACCCATGGTGATGGTCAATGGAAGGATAAAGTAATGGTCAACGATCGCATCGCTGATAGTATCTTCCAACAAATTCAAACTCGTCCTAACGAATATTCTATCCTAGCTACCATGAACCTTAACGGTGACTATCTCTCTGATGCTGCTGCTGCTTTAGTTGGTGGTTTAGGTATGGGTCCTGGTGCGAATATTGGCGATAATTGCGCAATTTTTGAGGCTACCCACGGTACTGCTCCTAAACACGCGGGCTTGGATAGAATTAATCCTGGTTCGGTGATTTTATCAGGAGTGATGATGTTAGAGTTCTTGGGTTGGATTGAAGCTGCAGAATTAATTAAAAAGGGTATTGGTGCAGCGATTTCTAACCGACAGGTTACCTATGACTTAGCTCGTATGATGGAACCTCCTGTGGAGAAACCTTTAAAATGTTCTGAATTCGCCGAAGGGATTATCAGTTATTTCTAG
- a CDS encoding tetratricopeptide repeat protein, which yields MPKKTESKSSLKKILVLVFGVAFVSSSVLFIVRLLTNPVENSPVPEQTQTLSEHLKSQEEGYLIVLEREPDNTSALQGLVDIRIQLNDLEGTIAPLEKLISIYPDDENLKLLLATVQQELANQQQNQTNPD from the coding sequence ATGCCTAAAAAAACTGAATCTAAAAGCTCTTTAAAAAAAATTTTGGTATTAGTATTTGGTGTAGCTTTTGTTTCCTCTAGTGTTTTATTTATCGTTAGATTGTTGACTAATCCTGTCGAAAATTCACCTGTACCTGAGCAAACTCAAACACTTAGTGAACATCTTAAGTCTCAAGAAGAAGGTTATTTAATCGTGTTAGAACGTGAACCTGATAATACTTCTGCTTTACAAGGATTAGTTGATATTCGTATCCAGTTAAATGATTTAGAGGGGACGATCGCCCCTCTCGAAAAACTAATTAGCATCTATCCCGATGATGAAAACCTTAAGTTACTTCTTGCTACTGTTCAACAAGAATTAGCTAATCAGCAACAAAATCAAACAAACCCCGACTAA
- a CDS encoding D-glycero-beta-D-manno-heptose 1-phosphate adenylyltransferase: MLLPYLAVCKNTKIYSLETLTRAIALNPEQWRPLVFTNGCFDLLHVGHIRYLQQAKSLGQTLVIGLNSDESVAKLKPATPGLPKRPIIPEEQRAELLTALIPVDGVVIFAESTANQVIATLKPEIYAKGGDYSLVTLPEAPLVQSYGGKIELIEVEIPTSTTDIIKRILAC; encoded by the coding sequence ATATTATTGCCTTATTTGGCTGTGTGCAAGAATACTAAGATTTATTCTCTCGAAACCCTGACAAGGGCGATCGCTCTTAATCCTGAACAATGGCGTCCTCTGGTGTTCACTAATGGCTGTTTTGACTTATTACACGTAGGTCATATTCGCTATCTCCAACAAGCTAAATCTCTGGGTCAAACTCTCGTTATTGGACTTAATAGCGATGAATCTGTAGCTAAACTCAAACCTGCTACCCCAGGCTTACCTAAACGCCCGATTATTCCCGAGGAACAACGCGCAGAACTTCTGACCGCTTTAATTCCTGTGGATGGAGTAGTTATTTTTGCTGAAAGCACAGCCAATCAGGTAATTGCTACCCTCAAACCAGAAATTTACGCTAAAGGAGGAGACTACAGTTTAGTTACTTTACCAGAAGCTCCTCTAGTGCAATCCTATGGGGGTAAAATTGAATTAATAGAAGTAGAAATCCCTACCTCTACCACCGACATTATTAAACGTATTTTAGCCTGTTAA